Within the Heterodontus francisci isolate sHetFra1 chromosome 28, sHetFra1.hap1, whole genome shotgun sequence genome, the region ACAGGACGTAACCAGCGATGGTGATCGAGTCGTTTGGGAAGTTGGCTGAAagttatgattctgtgattatgaatatctcaggctgttgcttgactgatctttgggacagttctcccagttttggcacaagaaCCCATATGCTGGTGAAGAGGAATTTACAGGGTTGGCTGGGCTGGTTGTGTCATTGTGGTGTCAGGAGCCTCAGTCGATGCCAGTGGTTTGTCTGGTTTTATACAACTTACACCTTTTTTATACTGATTTGATAGAACTGAgtaacttgctcggccatttcagccagcagttaacagtcaaccatattgttgtgtgtctggagtcacctaGAACCAGACTGGATAAggtcggcagatttctttccctaaacgacctgagtgaaccaggtggattttcatgacaatctggtagttttcatGAACAACATTCTTGATACTAGCATTATTCCACATTTATTTACTGAACAGAATTTATATTCTCCAGCTGTCATGGTTGTATATAACCTCATATCTCCGGATCAGTGGTCCAGGCCTCTggcttgctagtccagtgacataactgtGTTACTCTACCCTTGGTGGAACACAGAGACCTCAGAGTTTTGTCAGactggaggtgtttacagagatagggagggtccaggctatggagggatttgaaaacagtgagaatttttaaattgatacgttgccaaactgggagccaatgtccagCCAGATAAACTGCTCATTGTCTGATACAATAACCGTGGGATTACTGACAATTCACAGTATTCACTTGTGTCCAATGTCAAATTTCCCATTTCTGCAGAAGGTAAGCATCGCTGAAGGTTTTAAAACTTAATCCAATGGAATCTCTGCTGTTGTCTTACCAGGATCACGTGTGGATTTGTAATGAGATTTCTCATCGTACAGGGCAGGCCGGATCATGTTAACCATCAGAGAGAAAATATCACCTGTGTAGGCATCTCCATGTTCAGTAAATGGTAGAATCAAATCAGGATTTAAAACTTCTTTTCACCATTGTTCACCTTCAGGCGAAGTTTTCGTCAACTGAGTTTTAATTTATACACACACCTCTATTAAAGCTGTGAATTAAATCTTGCAACATGTATTGAATAGTAAAATGGTTTTCAGAAGTTGTTTTTATATCAATACAGCTAACATTGAAAACTactttctgtctgttctaattgaagatgttcaacagaaacacaaggaaacactccgggtacaaactgaaacactgagagtgaacactatcctaataaaggagaaggttaagattttcCAGCTGGTTGATCGATACGCTGAGCTAACGGTCATTTCTACTGTTCGAGATCGGACACTTGTAGAACATGAACTGCTGGTCAGAGGCCGAGACCATGaaaagtggagagagaaacatctccgGACAAAACTGGAAAAAATCCAAATTGATCAATTGTTCCAGAGCACTTTTTCCTGGAGGAAATCCAATTCTGGGAATTCAGCAGCAGTGAGTGGAGTCCCGGGGATTGGAAAAACAACAATGGTACAAAAGATTGTTTATGACTGGGCCACTGGGAAAATATACCCACACtttcaatttgttttcagttttaaattccgGGATTTGAACACTATTAATGGCAGAATAAACCTGAGGAATCTGGTACTGGATCAGTATCCTTACTTTGGGAATATTTTGGGAGAGCTCTGGAAGAACCCCCAGGGATTGCTGTTTATATTtgatggtttggatgaattcaaggacacgatcgattttggtgacaatcggagaaatacagaacctcagtacatgtgcacagatcccgaatgctggtgtgaagtgtctgacattgtgtacagtttaatacaacacaagctgctcccaggatgttcagtgttagtgaccagtcgtcccactgcattacatttattggaaaaggctgagatcagtgtctgtgctgaaatcctgggatttgttggtgatgaacggaaggaatatttcaacaagttttttgaagatcagacggtggcagcagctgttttcaaacacatggaggagaacgagatcctgtacaccatgtgctacaacccttcctactgctggatcctctgtctgtcactgggtcccttctttacacaaagagacaggaaacagcagcaagttCCCAAGACCATCACCCAGCTATATTCCTACTATATTTACAACATTCTGAAAAACCATAGCCGAGAGATTGAAAACCCCCGTGATGTGTTACTGAAGATCGGTGAGATGGCCTTCACAGGAGTCTCCAGGAAGAAGATTGTGTTTAGAAATGGAGATTTGATCGAGTACAATCTGCAACCTTCCCAGTTCCTGTCTGGATTCCTGATGGAACTTTTGGAGAGAGATAATTCTGTCCAGAGTGTGGTTTACACATTCCCGAACGTCACCATCCAAGAGTTTGTAGCCGCACTCGCACAATTCCTGACTCCAGCTCCCGGGAATATCCAGAATCTCTTCAGTGAAGCTCACAGGAAAAGGGATGGGAGATTTGAGATATTTCTGCGTTTTGTTGCTGGTCTCTCCTCCCCACAGGCAGCTCGACCCCTGGAGGAGTTTCTGGGTCCATTTCCTCATCAAACAACCTGCCGAGTGATTGACTGGGTGAAGGAGATGGTTAAAGGGGCGATTAGAAACACAGGGAGTGAAACTGGTAAAAGGAACCTCCTGAACACATTGCACTACCTGTTTGAGTCTCAGAATAAAGCACTGGTTCAAGACACAGTGGGATCTGTGAACACACTTACATTTAGGAATTTGCGATTGACCCCAACAGACTGTGCCGTCCTGTCTCACGTTATTGGTCTCTGTGATACCATAAAAAACCTTGATCTAGAGTTCTGCTACATTCAGTGTGAAGGACTCCAGCGGCTGGGACCCGTATTGCACACATTCCAGGAGTTGAGGTTACTCTTTATTTGTCTCTAACTGTTGGGTGAATTGTAGAACAGTCACAGATTGTGTTGTTGCTCTGTAATGAAGGGAAAGAAACAGTTCAGTTAAACCGGAGAGAAACAGATTCAACACAACGGTGACAAATAATAAGAGGATTGTTTAGTTTTACCATGAGGACTGGAAAATCTAAAATGGATCCTTGTGAACCATTAGGGATTTTACAATCTGTATGGAATCAGTaaatacaggtcactgaaagggtctgataATTTAATTACAATAAATCATCATTAATAAGACTGGACAGCAGaatgtaaatataaaatataaaccagCAGTACAGAAAATTAATGTCAAATATTTTCCACATCCAGCATTTTAACTAGAAACAGAACAGAAACCAGAGTTTAAATCATTAACATTAGATATTTAATCCAATCCCATGCAGGATGTGTATGTCGAGGGAGACGTTTCCTGGATTGGGAGTATTGGGAAGACAGGAATTATTTTAGCTGTAAATGTTTAGAATTATTCACAGTCCTGAACATTAAGTAAAGAGTGACATTTGGGAGGTTAAACTTGCTCATAAAAAGACTCCAATCTAACGTGTTGTGGGGTATTAAACCCGGAGTACAGACACACACCGGTCAGCGGTGGAGCCTCACAGCAGCAGCTCCTGGGAAAAACCTGGGGCCTGAACCCGGGAATTTCCAATAATCCGTCCCCTTGTGTGAGAAGTCCTAATCTGGGAGGGAACTTCCGAAAATTGCCCAGAAACAGTCGGACCAGTTACACAAAATAAATGCAGCGCCAGTTTAATGGGGAATAAAGTGAGAGACTCCCCTCCCCTGTAAAATTGGAGCACAGGCACATTTAAAACTTACAATGGGACagaatcaattctccttgttatatAAAATCCTGGGGAATGGATTTTACAGCAGCAGTTAGCACCATTTCACAATATAACTCACCCCAGGTATTATACAGATTGATATACTGTACAGAGTAAAAAGTACAGGAAATCACCATTTTATCATTTAATTCAGGGGAAATCACCCCATTCCCATAAAATCCAGGATTTAAGAAGTGACAGAAATGAGACCATTTTCCCCAAACATGACGAGGCTGGTCACTAATCTCCAGGAGGGTAATTCTGATCATCAGGCAATGagaccagactgagggacagttaaagacttcacacagacagtactgtattacataggatatacagcacagaaacaggccattcggcccaaccagtccatgcaggcatttatgctccacttgagcctcctcccatctttcctcatctaattctatcaACATAACTCTCTATTACCTTCCCTCTCATCtgattatctagcctccccttcaaTGTATATAAACTATTCACCACAAACACCTActgtggtagcaggttccacattctcattAGAGAGTCtttatgtcacagaaggaggccatttgacccattgagtccatgccagctctctgtattgTAGTTCACTcagtcccctgctctatccccattgtCCTGCAAGTTGATTTCCCTCAAGTAcgtatcgaattcccttttgaaatcattgatcatcttcacttcctccaccctcataggcagtgagttccaagtcattactactcactgtggaaagtaaagttcttcctcacaaaccccctgtatctcttactcaAAATCTGAAATTTGTACCTTCAGCTAATGGTAACAGATTTTCTTTgtttatcttatctaaacctgttataatcttatgcacctctgtcagatctcctctcaaccttcttttttcCAAGAAGATAATAACAATCAGGTACCACATCAAAGAttgttgtggaaaataaaagctcatggtgtagagggtaacattggTGTGGGTAGAATTGGCTGGCTAACGGgacacagagagtcggcataaataggtcattttctggtcggcaaaatgtaatgagtggtttgtcacagggatcagttctagggtctcaacattttacaatttatataaatgacttggatgaagggactgaacgtATGGTCATTAAATTTGCCGATgaaataaagata harbors:
- the LOC137385110 gene encoding NACHT, LRR and PYD domains-containing protein 3-like isoform X3, whose translation is MENSSRNQRHLQGSAARESDQDTGTDRDCKITEFFTKCDDYQLFLLTKFYWDRLEQAIEEVVDGVSSLLTYGRHFSGQEHRKFTDLVEKGNRVDSPKLILNLVMEKGSRAGRAMWESFVKMRHGVPKLDKILKEIQELGSDSFDLMKITKHLSEVPSHLKDVQQKHKETLRVQTETLRVNTILIKEKVKIFQLVDRYAELTVISTVRDRTLVEHELLVRGRDHEKWREKHLRTKLEKIQIDQLFQSTFSWRKSNSGNSAAVSGVPGIGKTTMVQKIVYDWATGKIYPHFQFVFSFKFRDLNTINGRINLRNLVLDQYPYFGNILGELWKNPQGLLFIFDGLDEFKDTIDFGDNRRNTEPQYMCTDPECWCEVSDIVYSLIQHKLLPGCSVLVTSRPTALHLLEKAEISVCAEILGFVGDERKEYFNKFFEDQTVAAAVFKHMEENEILYTMCYNPSYCWILCLSLGPFFTQRDRKQQQVPKTITQLYSYYIYNILKNHSREIENPRDVLLKIGEMAFTGVSRKKIVFRNGDLIEYNLQPSQFLSGFLMELLERDNSVQSVVYTFPNVTIQEFVAALAQFLTPAPGNIQNLFSEAHRKRDGRFEIFLRFVAGLSSPQAARPLEEFLGPFPHQTTCRVIDWVKEMVKGAIRNTGSETGKRNLLNTLHYLFESQNKALVQDTVGSVNTLTFRNLRLTPTDCAVLSHVIGLCDTIKNLDLEFCYIQCEGLQRLGPVLHTFQELRLDFNKLGDSGVKLLSVALRNPDCKIQKLGLGGNNLTDSSVEDLATILSTNRSLTVLNLALNKLGDSGVKLLSAALRNPDSKIQKLWLSHNALTASCIEDLASILNRNRSLTDLNLSGNNLGDSVVKLLCAALRNPDCKIQRLWLSHNALTASCMENLTSILNTNQSLTDLNLNDNNLGDSGVKLLSEALRNPDCKIQRLWLSHNTLSASCFKDLASALSTNRSLTDLDLGGNKLGDSVVKLLSAALRNPDCKIQRLGINITRSPLSTSWGLPLTRN
- the LOC137385110 gene encoding NACHT, LRR and PYD domains-containing protein 3-like isoform X2 encodes the protein MENSSRNQRHLQGSAARESDQDTGTDRDCKITEFFTKCDDYQLFLLTKFYWDRLEQAIEEVVDGVSSLLTYGRHFSGQEHRKFTDLVEKGNRVDSPKLILNLVMEKGSRAGRAMWESFVKMRHGVPKLDKILKEIQELGSDSFDLMKITKHLSEVPSHLKDVQQKHKETLRVQTETLRVNTILIKEKVKIFQLVDRYAELTVISTVRDRTLVEHELLVRGRDHEKWREKHLRTKLEKIQIDQLFQSTFSWRKSNSGNSAAVSGVPGIGKTTMVQKIVYDWATGKIYPHFQFVFSFKFRDLNTINGRINLRNLVLDQYPYFGNILGELWKNPQGLLFIFDGLDEFKDTIDFGDNRRNTEPQYMCTDPECWCEVSDIVYSLIQHKLLPGCSVLVTSRPTALHLLEKAEISVCAEILGFVGDERKEYFNKFFEDQTVAAAVFKHMEENEILYTMCYNPSYCWILCLSLGPFFTQRDRKQQQVPKTITQLYSYYIYNILKNHSREIENPRDVLLKIGEMAFTGVSRKKIVFRNGDLIEYNLQPSQFLSGFLMELLERDNSVQSVVYTFPNVTIQEFVAALAQFLTPAPGNIQNLFSEAHRKRDGRFEIFLRFVAGLSSPQAARPLEEFLGPFPHQTTCRVIDWVKEMVKGAIRNTGSETGKRNLLNTLHYLFESQNKALVQDTVGSVNTLTFRNLRLTPTDCAVLSHVIGLCDTIKNLDLEFCYIQCEGLQRLGPVLHTFQELRLDFNKLGDSGVKLLSVALRNPDCKIQKLGLGGNNLTDSSVEDLATILSTNRSLTVLNLALNKLGDSGVKLLSAALRNPDSKIQKLWLSHNALTASCIEDLASILNRNRSLTDLNLSGNNLGDSVVKLLCAALRNPDCKIQRLWLSHNTLSASCFKDLASALSTNRSLTDLDLGGNKLGDSVVKLLSAALRNPDCKIQRLGLSDIGLSDSCAGGLASALSTNHSLTFLNLGSNSFTDRSVPTLLRLILNCRNLEWIWLWWNQFSSNGENQLKSLQGTRPRLDVVVTV
- the LOC137385110 gene encoding NACHT, LRR and PYD domains-containing protein 3-like isoform X1, producing MENSSRNQRHLQGSAARESDQDTGTDRDCKITEFFTKCDDYQLFLLTKFYWDRLEQAIEEVVDGVSSLLTYGRHFSGQEHRKFTDLVEKGNRVDSPKLILNLVMEKGSRAGRAMWESFVKMRHGVPKLDKILKEIQELGSDSFDLMKITKHLSEVPSHLKDVQQKHKETLRVQTETLRVNTILIKEKVKIFQLVDRYAELTVISTVRDRTLVEHELLVRGRDHEKWREKHLRTKLEKIQIDQLFQSTFSWRKSNSGNSAAVSGVPGIGKTTMVQKIVYDWATGKIYPHFQFVFSFKFRDLNTINGRINLRNLVLDQYPYFGNILGELWKNPQGLLFIFDGLDEFKDTIDFGDNRRNTEPQYMCTDPECWCEVSDIVYSLIQHKLLPGCSVLVTSRPTALHLLEKAEISVCAEILGFVGDERKEYFNKFFEDQTVAAAVFKHMEENEILYTMCYNPSYCWILCLSLGPFFTQRDRKQQQVPKTITQLYSYYIYNILKNHSREIENPRDVLLKIGEMAFTGVSRKKIVFRNGDLIEYNLQPSQFLSGFLMELLERDNSVQSVVYTFPNVTIQEFVAALAQFLTPAPGNIQNLFSEAHRKRDGRFEIFLRFVAGLSSPQAARPLEEFLGPFPHQTTCRVIDWVKEMVKGAIRNTGSETGKRNLLNTLHYLFESQNKALVQDTVGSVNTLTFRNLRLTPTDCAVLSHVIGLCDTIKNLDLEFCYIQCEGLQRLGPVLHTFQELRLDFNKLGDSGVKLLSVALRNPDCKIQKLGLGGNNLTDSSVEDLATILSTNRSLTVLNLALNKLGDSGVKLLSAALRNPDSKIQKLWLSHNALTASCIEDLASILNRNRSLTDLNLSGNNLGDSVVKLLCAALRNPDCKIQRLWLSHNALTASCMENLTSILNTNQSLTDLNLNDNNLGDSGVKLLSEALRNPDCKIQRLWLSHNTLSASCFKDLASALSTNRSLTDLDLGGNKLGDSVVKLLSAALRNPDCKIQRLGLSDIGLSDSCAGGLASALSTNHSLTFLNLGSNSFTDRSVPTLLRLILNCRNLEWIWLWWNQFSSNGENQLKSLQGTRPRLDVVVTV